Proteins from one Desulfovibrio intestinalis genomic window:
- the tnpA gene encoding IS200/IS605 family transposase, with protein sequence MGTKAQSLAHTKWLCKYHIVFTPKYRRKIIFAQLRDSIKEILQSLCKYKGVEILEGHLMPDHIHMLVSIPPKISVSSFMGYLKGKSSLMIFDKHANLKYKFGNRKFWAEGYYGSTVGLNEVTIKKYIQQQEKHDIMQDKLTSREYQDPFKG encoded by the coding sequence ATGGGAACCAAGGCCCAAAGTTTAGCTCACACAAAATGGCTGTGCAAGTATCATATCGTGTTTACACCTAAGTATCGAAGAAAAATAATATTCGCGCAGCTACGCGATAGTATAAAAGAAATCTTGCAAAGTCTCTGTAAGTACAAAGGTGTAGAGATTTTAGAAGGGCATTTGATGCCAGACCATATACACATGCTGGTGAGTATTCCGCCAAAGATCAGCGTGTCGAGTTTTATGGGTTACTTGAAGGGCAAGAGTTCACTAATGATTTTTGATAAACACGCAAACCTTAAATATAAGTTTGGCAACAGAAAGTTTTGGGCCGAAGGGTATTATGGCAGCACCGTCGGACTCAATGAAGTAACGATCAAAAAATATATCCAGCAGCAGGAGAAGCATGACATCATGCAAGACAAGCTGACGTCACGCGAATATCAGGACCCCTTTAAGGGGTAA
- a CDS encoding iron-containing alcohol dehydrogenase encodes MSTELKSMHMGQITSFFIPNVTLVGEGCSKEIPLRLKNIGGSKPLIVTDQGIVKAGILKVITDILDAAKMKYAIFDQTVPNPTDKNVDAAFEKYKKEKCDSIITLGGGSSHDCGKGVGFLAGNGGKIHDYEGVDKSAKPFPPYVAVNTTAGTASEMTRFCIITDTSRKVKMAIVDWRCTPGVAIDDPVLMMGMPPALTAATGMDALTHAVEAYVSTAATPMTDACAEKAMEFINRYLRRAVANGQDKEAREGMCYAQYLAGMAFNNASLGHVHAMAHQLGGFYDLPHGECNAILLPHVCEYNRIATRRRFGRIARILGEITDGLSADEASKKAIAAINTLSTDVGIPEGLKALGKKYGKDVKETDIPTMTANAQKDACGLTNPRTMTDAAVAGIYKAAM; translated from the coding sequence ATGAGTACTGAGCTTAAGAGCATGCACATGGGACAGATAACTTCTTTCTTCATCCCCAATGTTACTCTTGTGGGTGAGGGGTGTTCCAAGGAGATTCCTCTTCGCCTCAAGAACATTGGCGGCAGCAAACCCTTGATTGTTACTGACCAGGGCATCGTTAAAGCCGGTATTCTGAAGGTGATTACCGATATTCTTGATGCCGCCAAGATGAAGTACGCCATTTTCGACCAGACTGTGCCCAACCCCACTGATAAGAATGTGGATGCCGCTTTTGAAAAGTACAAAAAGGAAAAATGCGACAGCATCATTACTCTTGGCGGCGGCAGTTCGCATGACTGCGGCAAGGGTGTGGGCTTTCTTGCCGGTAACGGCGGCAAAATTCATGACTATGAAGGCGTAGACAAATCTGCCAAACCCTTCCCGCCCTATGTTGCCGTAAACACCACCGCAGGTACCGCTTCTGAAATGACGCGCTTCTGCATCATCACCGACACGTCCCGTAAGGTGAAGATGGCCATTGTTGACTGGCGCTGTACTCCTGGCGTAGCTATCGACGATCCTGTTCTCATGATGGGTATGCCCCCGGCCCTCACTGCGGCCACTGGCATGGACGCTCTTACTCACGCCGTTGAAGCCTATGTTTCCACTGCAGCCACACCCATGACCGACGCTTGCGCCGAAAAGGCGATGGAATTTATTAACCGCTACCTGCGTCGCGCTGTGGCCAATGGTCAGGACAAGGAAGCCCGCGAAGGCATGTGCTATGCCCAGTACCTGGCCGGTATGGCATTCAACAACGCCAGCCTCGGCCACGTTCACGCTATGGCCCATCAGCTGGGTGGTTTCTATGACCTGCCCCACGGCGAATGCAATGCCATTCTGCTGCCCCATGTGTGTGAATACAACCGCATCGCTACCCGCCGCCGTTTTGGCCGTATCGCCCGCATTCTTGGCGAAATCACTGATGGCCTGAGCGCGGACGAAGCTTCCAAGAAGGCCATTGCCGCCATCAATACCCTGTCCACAGACGTGGGTATTCCTGAAGGCCTGAAGGCTCTTGGCAAAAAGTACGGCAAGGATGTTAAGGAAACCGATATTCCCACAATGACGGCCAATGCTCAGAAGGACGCCTGCGGTCTTACCAACCCCCGCACCATGACTGACGCTGCGGTAGCCGGAATATACAAGGCCGCTATGTAG